In Ctenopharyngodon idella isolate HZGC_01 chromosome 2, HZGC01, whole genome shotgun sequence, the following are encoded in one genomic region:
- the xirp1 gene encoding xin actin-binding repeat-containing protein 1 isoform X2: protein MAEVAKQIKVTSAASGDDDFPPPPPPLPRPQVLVSLQKDLSQNLHPVPPPKETFSEFYQQRQKNELKRLFKHINPELKMNLDDVVDDELIDAINPQAVDTAYQGEVQSMRWIFENWTLDNIGDPHETKKLLDEENLQGGDVRSKSSLFEHSEFDGQHTTAGERPGVVKGDVRTATWLFETQPLDSISKSKTEDEEIVEVVLKEPVQKGDVRGARLLFESKPLDALGRCCSVEDQHLLTLKSELQENKGDVKKTVKLFQADPCCALRDSSGKIHEIKSICREEIQSSDFKTARWLFETQPLDHINKGAGVQIIRGISLEEAQKGGVDQKKWMFETQPLDAIHEGLVEEQKFKGTVEDISREADVQKLKQPLSSLKGEYAGEVSEEAAIVGGNVGSTLWLFETQPMDTLKDSYEVGHLQKVMVSSDEKGEVKDKKLQFEKFSVGKTTGDSGNKVQDDEKGDVKTFKNLFETLPLSHISVKAQSQIQDIEAGDVKGNHSLFETTPLYAIKDCAGNFHEVTTVSREECIKGNVQNYKWMFETRPLDQFEECSGKVELIKGITRQEDMTGDVRTAKWLFETQPLDCINLKSEKEANSAVPQEEFQKGNVKTCKWLFETQPMDILYEKSEKNQEVEPVPKADVKSHTWLFETQPLDNIKDKEDFSLKLCSTVQEDVKSDVNVKTVKHLFETETLDRITKQTDSDQNVRYVSQVDVQSGDVSRVKEIFESKSLHEIGSECVKESEEKKNEIQSGSVHKFTWLFENQPISNINEKEDRITQSVSDVEGGDVGSKKFIFETFSLDKIQDKDELLEHQSMSVEKPMNSSGDVKSSTMLFESQPLYAIRDKDGQFHEVTTVKKEEVMRGDVRGARWMFETKPLDTIQADKEIYIIRAVTQEDVCKGDVKSARWKFETQPLDSFEHSEGPSVRVVEDISNGKSVQQSKQLFETEQAARKKYVRMVSVTDVQQGDVRTSTWLFENQPIDTLKGEPDEQNALTTVHREDNAKGDVKRCTWLFESQPLDKIKIDESTDSSKEEFVSSKEEIPKADVKSTTWLFETTPLDKITVESVTDILYRLCHYSFIHSSGIIIQANDYKYVNMAKYQIVNNEETKVQKEEVVEGNIRNIMLQLLFKPNLKPKVVLLKEDEQGKMHSTVLEIPLQQPGCATNPEAECKTQEAVKIIESLLVQQKTVKTGLVMQESEGGQAEMTVYSLHCQSSMTESHDIARGDVKSTIGNLLATVHSQQTRPSCRLEQNERGNVDLYRSCIEKGDLKSLQRDLSEEEPADSCRDQIEIVQGDVKEAKRHLNQQREQAERTILDVVPGDVKNVKKVFSDGCTDLGVGNCVPREEIVRGDILSAMQQLDEAVKQPVMVQKEEIVSGDIKATLESLERAKQQSMHMEREVIKPGTIYDLNIEVEEMCSEEDERKLIKEEIISGDVKAAKRSLERAKNQSMRVEREHVTPGKLYNLNESSQCQSNTTVEQSTTSSLSNQRITTTFQKVSDIEKDQGSTERFCCQNEVGGRENIIDISMENGSRVLDNTPQVSELEPDIVKGDVKAAIQSLRSAAKEQRSVDREEVFGGNMQETLQSLERSSINISKGDFKAAMLYRQSGQSYKQSKMTNDSGTKCKQSFVNLPSSDTQLSSSVSVIGSEHLIISALNSESVSSSMDNSKLSSTFAEKDDNPPPIPPKTGHQVKNQKPVIPPKPLYITTSSKHIAETPQICPSSPDCLINKQTPTIPRKVITNKNTFSHKKEPRETSNKMNDKQCNIHEPFQRTNFTDPVDLQKMQYTEQWLQNSHMQHTDTPSVSKTLDEGSFASNKIAMEKNVIQKINAAEEIRMCMQSYSKDNSELNKGFKVALQNFGEKKTTMDTTSTFPKKIKVVQSCVPKTIQEQAKTPKENTNKVQLHFACKDTPSTPEKHEVPSKYNQTIKKQNDSENKVVLREKKARRETEDERRQRLSVHKDEIMKGNVKAAMEIFENLMRREELKIILSKVQEIEGETCEVDVKSLKTLFENVPAWITNPIKNMKCRHLPRAGTETEGLRDDTESISSVEAAFEDLEKASMDIVNLKEQTLAKLLDIEEAIKKALYSVSNLKSEADIAGLSGLFSESLNADNVSPSTKNIRKISIVSSKAKPVQPSSAQSSENRGLPKETPHVHQVQMGKTCSNIPSSPSFISIHSAARKPVESPTSPQPLSDKPKANDQPNACSTIKQSSPEKISVSHVCSPLSPRRKVSILEVQRVPEVASGIIGTKTVSEKYEEIDCFGNTYFSSERSTFVTRQSEMELPSSYDVVINPRRYEGMTSPVSQRSGQTFSSNAPCKGKDRKVFVTFGHPNTEKH from the coding sequence ATGGCAGAAGTAGCCAAACAGATAAAAGTGACCAGTGCAGCCAGTGGAGATGATGACTTCCCTCCCCCTCCACCTCCTCTACCAAGACCTCAGGTTCTGGTGTCACTTCAAAAGGATCTAAGCCAAAACTTACACCCTGTACCACCTCCAAAAGAAACCTTCTCAGAGTTCTACCAGCAACgacaaaaaaatgaactgaagcgtctttttaaacacattaatcCTGAATTGAAGATGAATCTTGATGATGTTGTAGATGATGAACTGATAGACGCAATAAATCCCCAAGCAGTAGATACAGCATATCAGGGGGAAGTCCAGTCCATGCGCTGGATATTTGAGAACTGGACTCTTGACAATATTGGAGACCCACATGAAACTAAAAAATTACTTGATGAGGAAAATCTTCAAGGTGGGGATGTGAGAAGCAAATCCTCTTTGTTTGAGCATTCAGAGTTTGATGGTCAACACACAACAGCTGGTGAGAGACCAGGTGTAGTCAAAGGAGATGTTCGCACGGCCACCTGGTTGTTTGAGACACAGCCTCTAGATTCAATCAGTAAGTCAAAGACGGAGGATGAGGAAATCGTGGAGGTGGTACTGAAGGAACCTGTTCAGAAGGGAGATGTGAGAGGTGCACGTCTCCTGTTTGAATCCAAACCACTGGACGCTTTAGGCCGCTGCTGCTCTGTTGAAGACCAACACTTGCTAACACTCAAATCAGAACTCCAGGAGAATAAAGGAGATGTGAAAAAAACTGTGAAACTCTTTCAAGCAGATCCCTGTTGTGCGCTTAGGGATAGCAGTGGCAAAATCCATGAAATCAAATCAATCTGTAGAGAAGAAATCCAAAGCAGTGACTTTAAAACAGCACGTTGGCTTTTTGAAACTCAACCCTTAGACCACATTAATAAAGGAGCTGGTGTGCAGATAATTCGGGGGATCTCACTTGAGGAAGCCCAGAAAGGTGGTgttgatcagaagaaatggatgTTCGAGACCCAACCACTTGATGCAATTCATGAAGGTCTTGTGGAAGAACAAAAGTTCAAAGGAACAGTGGAGGACATCTCTAGGGAAGCAGATGTTCAAAAACTAAAGCAGCCCCTGTCATCTCTTAAAGGAGAGTATGCGGGTGAAGTTTCAGAGGAGGCGGCAATTGTGGGAGGAAATGTAGGATCCACCCTATGGCTTTTTGAAACTCAGCCCATGGACACTCTGAAAGACAGCTATGAGGTGGGACATCTCCAGAAAGTTATGGTGTCAAGTGATGAAAAAGGAGAAGTTAAAGACAAAAAGTTGCAGTTTGAGAAATTCAGTGTTGGTAAAACAACAGGTGATAGTGGAAACAAAGTTCAAGATGATGAGAAAGGAGATGTGAAGACTTTCAAGAACCTTTTTGAAACGTTACCTCTTAGTCACATCTCTGTGAAAGCACAGAGTCAAATCCAGGACATTGAAGCCGGGGATGTCAAAGGCAACCATTCATTGTTTGAAACTACACCGTTGTATGCAATTAAAGATTGTGCTGGAAATTTCCATGAGGTTACCACTGTCAGTAGAGAAGAATGCATCAAAGGGAATGTACAGAATTACAAATGGATGTTTGAGACAAGACCCTTAGACCAATTTGAAGAATGTAGTGGAAAAGTAGAGCTCATCAAGGGCATTACAAGGCAAGAGGACATGACAGGTGACGTGAGGACAGCTAAATGGTTGTTTGAAACACAACCTTTGGATTGCATCAATTTAAAGAGTGAGAAAGAAGCAAACTCAGCAGTACCACAGGAAGAATTTCAAAAGGGTAATGTGAAGACATGTAAATGGCTATTTGAGACACAACCAATGGACATTTTGTATGAGAAATCAGAAAAGAACCAGGAAGTAGAACCAGTTCCCAAAGCTGATGTGAAGTCACACACTTGGCTTTTTGAAACACAGCCATTAGATAACATTAAAGACAAGGAGGACTTCAGTTTGAAATTGTGCAGCACTGTGCAGGAAGACGTAAAAAGTGATGTGAATGTGAAGACGGTGAAACACCTGTTTGAAACAGAGACTTTGGACAGAATAACAAAGCAAACAGATTCTGACCAAAATGTAAGATATGTCAGTCAGGTGGATGTCCAGTCTGGAGATGTCTCACGTGTCAAGGAAATCTTTGAATCCAAGTCACTTCATGAAATAGGAAGTGAATGCGTCAAAGAGTCTGAGGAGAAGAAAAACGAAATTCAGTCAGGATCTGTCCACAAATTCACTTGGCTGTTCGAGAATCAGCCCATAAGCAACATTAATGAGAAAGAGGACAGAATAACTCAGAGTGTCAGTGATGTTGAGGGTGGTGATGTTGGAAGCAAGAAGTTTATTTTCGAAACTTTCTCTCTGGACAAAATCCAGGATAAAGATGAACTACTTGAGCACCAGTCAATGAGTGTTGAGAAGCCCATGAACAGTAGCGGTGATGTGAAATCCAGCACAATGCTTTTTGAATCCCAGCCATTATATGCTATAAGAGACAAGGACGGACAATTTCATGAAGTTACCACTGTGAAGAAAGAGGAAGTGATGAGAGGAGATGTCAGAGGCGCGAGGTGGATGTTTGAAACCAAACCACTGGATACCATTCAAGCAGACAAAGAAATCTACATCATCCGCGCAGTTACACAGGAGGATGTGTGCAAGGGGGATGTGAAATCAGCACGCTGGAAGTTTGAGACTCAGCCTCTTGACTCCTTCGAACATAGTGAAGGGCCCTCAGTAAGGGTAGTTGAAGATATAAGCAATGGGAAAAGTGTACAACAAAGCAAGCAACTTTTTGAGACTGAGCAAGCTGCCCGAAAAAAGTATGTGCGAATGGTGAGCGTTACAGACGTTCAACAAGGTGATGTACGTACCTCAACCTGGCTGTTTGAGAATCAACCTATTGATACTCTTAAAGGTGAGCCAGATGAGCAGAACGCCTTGACAACTGTACATCGAGAGGATAACGCAAAGGGAGATGTGAAACGCTGCACTTGGTTATTTGAATCACAGCCCTTGGATAAAATAAAGATTGATGAATCAACTGATTCATCGAAGGAAGAGTTTGTTTCATCAAAGGAAGAAATCCCCAAGGCAGATGTCAAAAGCACAACATGGTTATTCGAGACCACACCTCTGGACAAAATCACTGTTGAGAGCGTGACAGACATACTTTATCGTCTTTGccattattcattcattcattcaagtggAATCATCATCCAGGCAAATGATTATAAGTACGTAAACATGGCGAAATATCAGATTGTGAACAATGAGGAGACTAAAGTTCAAAAGGAGGAAGTTGTTGAAGGAAACATCAGAAACATAATGCTGCAGTTACTGTTCAAACCGAACCTGAAACCTAAAGTTGTTCTACTTAAAGAGGACGAACAAGGCAAGATGCATAGCACAGTGCTTGAAATCCCACTTCAACAGCCTGGATGTGCAACTAACCCTGAGGCAGAGTGCAAAACCCAAGAAGCAGTTAAAATTATTGAGAGCTTGCTTGTTCAACAAAAAACAGTCAAGACAGGCTTGGTGATGCAAGAATCTGAAGGCGGGCAGGCAGAGATGACAGTGTATTCCCTCCACTGTCAAAGCAGCATGACTGAGTCGCACGACATTGCTCGAGGAGATGTCAAGTCCACCATTGGCAACCTCCTTGCCACAGTCCACAGCCAACAGACCAGACCATCTTGCAGACTGGAACAAAACGAAAGGGGGAATGTTGATTTGTATCGAAGCTGCATTGAAAAGGGCGACCTTAAGAGTCTACAGCGAGATCTTTCTGAGGAGGAACCAGCAGACTCCTGTAGAGACCAAATTGAAATTGTTCAAGGTGATGTAAAGGAAGCAAAGCGACACCTAAATCAACAAAGAGAACAAGCTGAAAGAACAATCTTGGATGTTGTACCAGGTGACGTTAAGAATGTAAAAAAGGTTTTCTCAGATGGCTGCACAGACCTGGGTGTTGGAAACTGCGTGCCAAGGGAGGAGATCGTCAGAGGTGATATTTTGTCAGCAATGCAGCAACTTGACGAGGCAGTCAAGCAGCCAGTCATGGTCCAGAAAGAGGAAATTGTTTCTGGGGACATTAAGGCAACGCTTGAGTCCTTGGAGCGGGCAAAACAACAAAGCATGCACATGGAGCGTGAGGTCATCAAACCAGGCACCATTTATGATCTGAATATAGAGGTAGAAGAAATGTGCTCAGAAGAAGATGAAAGGAAATTAATTAAGGAGGAAATCATTTCAGGGGATGTTAAGGCTGCCAAAAGATCCCTGGAGAGAGCAAAGAACCAAAGCATGAGAGTAGAACGAGAACATGTCACTCCTGGAAAGCTGTATAATCTAAATGAATCATCTCAGTGTCAAAGCAACACAACAGTGGAGCAGTCTACAACATCCTCCTTGAGTAACCAGCGGATTACtacaacatttcaaaaggttAGTGACATAGAAAAGGATCAGGGATCCACCGAAAGATTTTGTTGTCAGAATGAAGTGGGAGGGAGAGAAAATATAATAGATATTAGTATGGAAAATGGCTCAAGAGTGCTAGATAACACTCCTCAGGTTTCAGAGTTAGAACCAGATATTGTTAAAGGTGATGTGAAGGCTGCTATTCAGTCTTTACGAAGTGCTGCAAAAGAGCAGAGAAGTGTAGACAGAGAGGAAGTTTTTGGAGGTAATATGCAAGAGACACTCCAGTCTCTCGAGAGATCTAGCATTAACATTTCTAAAGGGGATTTCAAGGCAGCAATGTTATATAGACAATCTGGACAGTCTTACaaacaaagcaaaatgacaaatgacTCAGGGACTAAATGCAAGCAGAGTTTTGTTAATTTGCCTTCATCTGATACTCAATTGTCTTCTTCGGTTTCAGTGATCGGAAGTGAGCATCTGATCATCTCTGCACTGAATTCAGAATCTGTTAGCTCCAGCATGGACAATTCAAAGCTCTCTAGCACTTTTGCAGAAAAAGATGATAACCCACCACCTATCCCTCCAAAAACTGGTCATCAGGTTAAAAATCAGAAGCCAGTTATTCCACCAAAGCCACTGTACATCACCACCAGCTCCAAGCATATTGCAGAAACACCACAAATTTGTCCAAGCTCACCTGATTGTCTAATTAATAAGCAGACTCCAACAATCCCACGCAAAGTGATTACCAACAAGAACACGTTTTCGCATAAAAAAGAACCCAGGGAAACTTCAAACAAAATGAATGACAAGCAATGCAACATTCATGAACCATTTCAACGGACAAACTTCACAGATCCTGTGGATTTGCAGAAGATGCAGTACACTGAGCAGTGGCTTCAAAATTCCCACATGCAACATACGGACACTCCATCAGTCAGTAAAACTCTTGATGAAGGTTCTTTTGCTTCTAATAAAATAGCAATGGAGAAAAATGTGATTCAGAAGATAAATGCTGCAGAAGAGATCAGGATGTGTATGCAGAGTTATTCAAAGGACAATAGCGAACTAAACAAGGGGTTTAAGGTTGCACTTCAGAATTTTGGGGAAAAGAAAACAACTATGGACACAACCTCAACTTTCCCAAAGAAAATTAAAGTTGTGCAAAGCTGTGTTCCCAAAACAATCCAGGAACAGGCTAAAACTCCCAAagagaacacaaataaagttcAGTTACATTTCGCCTGCAAAGACACCCCTTCAACACCTGAAAAACATGAAGTTCCTTCAAAGTACAATCAAACcattaaaaagcaaaatgattCTGAGAACAAAGTTGTTTTGAGAGAAAAGAAAGCTAGGAGAGAGACAGAAGATGAGCGCCGCCAGAGGCTCTCCGTCCACAAAGACGAGATCATGAAGGGCAATGTAAAAGCAGCCATGGAGATCTTTGAAAATCTTATGAGACGAGAAGAGCTTAAGATCATTTTGTCAAAAGTTCAAGAAATAGAGGGGGAGACCTGTGAGGTGGATGTTAAATCTCTGAAGACTTTGTTTGAGAATGTGCCTGCTTGGATTACCAAtccaataaaaaatatgaaatgcaGACATCTTCCAAGAGCTGGCACAGAGACAGAAGGCTTAAGAGATGATACAGAAAGCATATCCTCTGTTGAGGCCGCATTTGAGGACCTAGAGAAAGCAAGCATGGACATCGTCAATTTGAAAGAACAGACATTAGCTAAACTCTTGGACATAGAGGAGGCAATAAAAAAAGCTCTGTACTCAGTCTCAAATCTAAAATCTGAAGCAGACATTGCAGGGTTGTCAGGTCTGTTTAGTGAATCCTTAAATGCTGATAATGTCTCTccaagtactaaaaacattagGAAAATTAGCATTGTGTCCAGCAAAGCAAAACCTGTGCAACCTAGCAGTGCACAGAGCAGTGAAAACAGGGGTCTGCCCAAAGAAACACCACATGTACATCAGGTTCAAATGGGAAAAACATGCTCAAACATCCCCTCCTCACCTTCATTTATTTCTATTCATTCTGCTGCAAGAAAACCTGTGGAGTCACCCACATCCCCACAACCTCTCTCAGACAAACCAAAAGCAAATGACCAACCTAACGCATGTAGCACCATTAAACAGTCCTCCCCTGAGAAAATCTCGGTTAGCCACGTTTGTAGCCCTCTAAGTCCTAGAAGGAAAGTCAGCATTCTTGAAGTACAGCGGGTTCCTGAGGTTGCAAGTGGAATCATTGGCACTAAAACTGTCAGTGAGAAATATGAAGAGATAGACTGCTTTGGGAATACTTACTTTTCCTCCGAAAGATCTACATTTGTAACCAGGCAGTCAGAGATGGAATTACCTTCCTCATATGATGTAGTTATCAATCCAAGGAGGTATGAAGGAATGACTTCTCCTGTTTCGCAAAGATCTGGCCAGACTTTCTCCTCAAATGCTCCATGTAAAGGCAAAGACAGAAAAGTGTTTGTAACTTTCGGCCATCCCAATACGGAAAAACATTAA